A genomic segment from Leucoraja erinacea ecotype New England chromosome 39, Leri_hhj_1, whole genome shotgun sequence encodes:
- the LOC129714527 gene encoding surfeit locus protein 4-like: protein MAAPTDIMGTAEDLADKFLRVTKRFLPHVAHLCLISTFLEDGIRMWFQWNEQREYINSSWHCGAFFGTLFVLLNMMGQLAGCILVLTRRFVPYACGGLFLLIVMQTLAYSILWDIHFLMRNLALGGGLLLLMAESRSEGKTMFAGVPTMGTNSPRQYMQLGGRVLLVLMFMTLLHFSFNALMIFQDIVGTTLIILVAVGFKTKLAALTLVIWLFVLNVIQNPFWSVSAYAVHDFLKYDFFQTMSVIGGLLLVVSLGPGGVSMDEHKKKW, encoded by the exons ATGGCGGCTCCGACCGACATAATGGGGACCGCCGAGGACCTCGCCGACAAG TTCCTGCGGGTTACGAAGCGTTTCCTGCCTCACGTTGCACACTTGTGTCTAATCAGCACATTCCTGGAAGATGGGATTCGCATGTGGTTCCAGTGGAATGAGCAGCGGGAATATATCAACTCAAGCTGGCATTGTGGGGCCTTCTTTGGCACTTTGTTTGTTTTGCTTAACatgatggggcagcttg ctggTTGCATCCTCGTACTGACCCGGAGGTTTGTGCCTTATGCATGTGGTGGTCTATTTTTACTCATTGTCATGCAG ACTCTTGCATACAGTATTCTCTGGGATATTCATTTCCTTATGAG GAATCTTGCACTTGGAGGTGGCTTGCTGCTGCTGATGGCTGAATCTCGATCTGAAGGGAAAACCATGTTTGCAGGTGTGCCGACAATGGGCACTAATTCCCCGCGTCAGTACATGCAACTGGGTGGTCGTGTCCTACTGGTCCTGATGTTTATGACTTTGTTGCACTTCTCTTTCAATGCACTTATG ATATTTCAAGATATTGTTGGCACTACCTTGATAATCCTCGTGGCTGTTGGTTTCAAGACAAAGCTGGCTGCTCTCACACTGGTCATTTGGCTCTTCGTGTTGAATGTGATTCAGAATCCTTTCTGGAGCGTTTCAGCTTACGCCGTGCATGACTTCTTAAAGTATGACTTTTTCCAAACCATGTCTGTAATCGGAGGCCTTCTCTTAGTTGTATCACTGGGGCCTGGTGGAGTCTCCATGGACGAACATAAAaagaagtggtga